From the Caldanaerobius fijiensis DSM 17918 genome, the window ATGGGCCCCTTTGCCTATATAAGGCCGGAAAGCGTCATTGGCAATAATGTTAAGATCGGGGATTTTGTGGAGATCAAGAAATCCATTATAGGGGATGGGACCAAAGTACCACATTTGACCTATGTAGGCGATGCTCAGATAGGTTCTCAATGTAACCTTGGTTGTGGAACTATTTTTGTAAACTATGATGGGAGGGTAAAACATAAAACTATTGTGGGCGACCGTGTCTTCATTGGTTGCAATACGAATTTAATAGCACCTCTATTGATTGAAGATGATAGTTATATAGCTGCGGGCTCTACGATTACGGATAATGTACCTAAAAAAGCCCTGGCCATAGCCAGAGAAAGGCAAGTAATAAAAGAAGGCTGGGTAGAAAGGAAATTTAATAAACGGGAGGATAATTGATGAACGTACAAGGGAGTAAAATAAAGATTTTTTCCGGCAATGCCAATAGGGAACTTGCAAAGGCTATTGCCGAAAATGTAGGTGTACCTCTTGGCGATGCTGAAGTCAAAACTTTTAGTGATGGAGAGATATGCGTAAAAATCAATGAAACGGTGAGGGGAGCCGATGTCTTTATAATTCAACCCACATGTCATCCCGTAAACAATAACCTCATGGAGCTTTTGATCATGATCGATGCGTGTAAAAGGGCATCTGCAGGAAGGATCAATGCTGTCATCCCTTATTATGGGTATGCAAGGCAGGATAGAAAGGCAAGGGCGAGGGACCCTATCACGGCAAAACTGGTTGCAGATTTGATCACTGTAGCCGGCGCTGATAGGGTTTTGACCATGGATTTGCACGCGGCTCAGATCCAGGGCTATTTCAACATACCTACAGATCATTTATTGGGCGCACCCATACTGTCAAAATATATTATCAATATGAATATTAAAAATCCCATTGTGGTATCACCTGACCACGGAAGTGCCGGGAGGGCCAGAAATTTTGCTGAAAAACTGGACTGTCCTATGGCGATCATCGATAAAAGGCGGCCTAAAGAAAATGTAGCAGAGGTTATGAATATCATAGGTGATGTAAAAGGTAAAACAGCTATTTTGATAGACGACATGGTCGATACCGCGGGTACTCTTACCCTGGCTGCTGAAGCGTTAATAGAGAACGGCGCTGTAGAGGTATACGCTGCTGCAACCCATGGCGTTTTATCGGGACCGGCTATAGAGAGGATAGAATCATCTCCGATAAAAGAGTTAATAATAACCGATTCTATTCCATTGCCTGAACACAAGAGATCGCCGAAGATCAAGGTGGTCAGTGTAGCGCCGCTGTTTGCTGAAGCTATTGTAAGGATTTATGAAGGAATGTCTGTGAGCAAATTGTTTGAATAAGAAGAGCCCTAAAGAGAGGGCTCTTCTTAAATTTTATACCTTTTCTTATCATTTAAATAACGAACTTTTTTGATATAAAGTCATATCTTATATTAAAAAATGTATAAAAAGTGTTTAAATACTGCGACTTATATAGCAGAAATTGAATAATGGAGGGGTATTTAATGTTAATATATTTAGATCCCGGGCATGGCGGTTCGGATCCAGGGGCTTCAGCTAATGGTATGCTTGAGAAGGATATAACGCTTAAATTAGCGAAAAAAATTCGAGAAAATTTAGTAGAAAAATATGAAGTGAATGTGGCATTGACAAGAGAAGATGATAAAGATGTGAGCCTCAAAGATAGGGTGGAAATGGCCAATAAAGCAGAGGCAAATTTTTTTCTATCGCTTCATGTTAATGCAGGGGGTGGAGAGGGATACGAAGATTATATCTACAGCGGCCTAAGCGCCCTTTCTAAAACTGCTGCATTAAGGGAGATCTTACACAGCGTATTAGCCAATTTTTATACAGGTTATCGCTGCGTTGATAGGGGCATGAAAAAAGCCGGTTATTATGTGTTAAAAGAGACAATTATGAGCGCTGTTTTATGTGAAAATCTCTTTATTGACAATGCATATGATACAAAGCTATTAAAAGATGAAGTATTTATTGAAAATTTAGCAAGAGCATATACAGAAGCTATTGCTATGACATTAAATCTCGATAAGAAAGTTAAGTTATTATATGCTGTACAGGTAGGTGCGTATTCCAGTATTGTTTATGCTTCAAGGATGGCAAATGAACTTAAGTCAAAAGGATATGATGCTATTATAAAAGAGATACCAGCTCAATGATAGCGATAAGAAAACCAACTGGCCATTACGATTATGAAAAAACTTTTTATCATTGTTGGTATAAGTCTTAGACTTATACCAACAATCTCATCAGCAGCTTCGATAGAATGTGATGGTCATATTTCCTTTTTATAATTTACCGTAGCCACGGTAGATATACCGCCTCTGGCATTAAATTCGGCTGTTACAGTCATTTCTATTGGATCTAACAAATTCTTCAAGTCGTTTAATATTCTGTTTACTACATGCTCTTGCAATATGCCTACATTCCTAAAAGAGTTTAAGTAGTATTTAAGGGATTTTAACTCTACCAGCTTGTCAGATGGTATATACTTTATAGTGATTGTACCAAAATCCGGAAGACCGGTCCATGGACATACTGATGTAAATTCTGGCTCAATATATTTGACTTCTGTATGGCTATCTGGATATTCAAAGGGTATTGCCTCTAATATGTCCGTATCTATAGCATCATATCCGTCTATATCCCATCTTTTATCATATTTAGACATTATCACATCAGACCTTTCAAAAAATTGATTTTATATTGCTTTTAGGCTATATACATGACCCTACGACTACTAACACAATAAAATTATATAAAAGATAGTTTTAATGTGCAAGCGTGAAAAATATAAATCTTGATTTGTAATTTATAACCTATTTGTAGATATTGTAAATTATGAATTGAGCAGCGGTTTTTGTTGCAGAACATGACGGATTTTGCTATACTATTATCATAATTATCATAATAGAGGTATGGTAGATTTTATATTAAGAAGGGCTTTGGAATAAACAATATTTAGTTGGAGGTGAGATTTTAAATGAAGGTATTAGTAACAGGCTTTGATCCATTTGGAGGGGAAAAGGTAAATCCAGCGTTTGAAGTTATAAAGAGACTAAGCAGCAATATTGCAGGGGCTGAAATTGTAAAGTTGCAAGTACCAACGGTATTTAGAAAATCAATT encodes:
- a CDS encoding ribose-phosphate diphosphokinase produces the protein MNVQGSKIKIFSGNANRELAKAIAENVGVPLGDAEVKTFSDGEICVKINETVRGADVFIIQPTCHPVNNNLMELLIMIDACKRASAGRINAVIPYYGYARQDRKARARDPITAKLVADLITVAGADRVLTMDLHAAQIQGYFNIPTDHLLGAPILSKYIINMNIKNPIVVSPDHGSAGRARNFAEKLDCPMAIIDKRRPKENVAEVMNIIGDVKGKTAILIDDMVDTAGTLTLAAEALIENGAVEVYAAATHGVLSGPAIERIESSPIKELIITDSIPLPEHKRSPKIKVVSVAPLFAEAIVRIYEGMSVSKLFE
- the queF gene encoding preQ(1) synthase, with product MMSKYDKRWDIDGYDAIDTDILEAIPFEYPDSHTEVKYIEPEFTSVCPWTGLPDFGTITIKYIPSDKLVELKSLKYYLNSFRNVGILQEHVVNRILNDLKNLLDPIEMTVTAEFNARGGISTVATVNYKKEI
- a CDS encoding N-acetylmuramoyl-L-alanine amidase, which encodes MLIYLDPGHGGSDPGASANGMLEKDITLKLAKKIRENLVEKYEVNVALTREDDKDVSLKDRVEMANKAEANFFLSLHVNAGGGEGYEDYIYSGLSALSKTAALREILHSVLANFYTGYRCVDRGMKKAGYYVLKETIMSAVLCENLFIDNAYDTKLLKDEVFIENLARAYTEAIAMTLNLDKKVKLLYAVQVGAYSSIVYASRMANELKSKGYDAIIKEIPAQ